A section of the Malus sylvestris chromosome 17, drMalSylv7.2, whole genome shotgun sequence genome encodes:
- the LOC126609545 gene encoding boron transporter 4-like isoform X3 produces MERFKSPFRGIANDVRGRAAYYKHDWVGGFRAGIGILAPTTYIFFASALPVITFGEQLSTETDGILCTVETLASTAICGIIHSIFGGQPLLILGVAEPTVIMYNYMYDFAKGKKELGPELFLAWAAWVWVWTALFLVLLAIFNACDIINRFTRIAGELFGMLISVLFIQEAIKGMVSEFKIPKGEDPKLETYQFQWLYTNGLLGVIFSFGLLYTALKSRKARSWWYATGWFRSFIADYGVPLMVLVWTALSFSVPHNIPPRVPRRLYSPVAWDSSSLHHWTVIKDMGKVSPGYIFAAIIPAVMVAGLYFFDHSVASQMAQQQEFNLKKPSAYHYDILLLGFMTLLCGLLGLPPSNGVLPQSPMHTKSLAVLKKQLIRRKMVKSAKESIKQKASNSEIYRKMQAVFIEMDNLTTPTSEVKELNELKEAVMKSENKEDDAKSAFDPEKHIDACLPVRVNEQRLSNLLQSLLVAASVFAMPVIKKIPTSVLWGYFAYMAIDSLPGNQFWERMLLLFISPSRQYKVLEGGHASFVESVPFKFIAIFTLFQFVYFLVCFGITWIPIAGILFPLPFFLLIWIRQHILPKFFQSYHLQELDSAEWEEVVGAPVRSLSLNSGKSEPSNEEGEMEMCDAEILDELTTSRGELKIRASFSEDRRTSFNEERHGQVHPQKLGQTG; encoded by the exons ATGGAGAGATTTAAATCTCCATTCAGGGGTATTGCAAACGATGTCCGAGGAAGAGCAGCATACTATAAACACGATTGGGTTGGAGGTTTTCGCGCAGGAATTGG GATTCTCGCCCCAACTACCTACATCTTCTTTGCTTCAGCTCTTCCTGTTATAACATTTGGAGAGCAACTGAGCACAGAAACAG ATGGAATTTTGTGCACGGTAGAAACTTTGGCCTCTACTGCTATTTGTGGTATAATACACTCGATTTTCGGTGGACAACCTCTCTTGATTTTAGGAGTTGCAGAACCGACTGTTATTATGTACAATTACATGTATGACTTTgcgaaaggaaagaaagaattgGGGCCTGAGCTGTTTTTGGCTTGGGCTGCATG GGTTTGGGTCTGGACAGCTCTTTTCCTCGTTCTTCTTGCAATATTCAATGCTTGTGATATCATCAACAGATTTACGAGGATTGCAGGCGAACTTTTTGGCATGTTGATTTCTGTTTTATTCATTCAAGAGGCCATCAAG GGTATGGTGAGTGAGTTCAAAATTCCCAAAGGCGAAGATCCAAAGTTGGAGACGTATCAATTTCAGTGGCTTTACACAAATGGACTGCTGGGGGTCATATTTAGTTTTGGACTCCTCTATACTGCTTTGAAGAGCCGAAAGGCAAGGTCATGGTGGTATGCAACAG GGTGGTTCAGAAGTTTCATTGCAGATTATGGGGTTCCTTTAATGGTGTTAGTATGGACAGCACTATCATTTAGTGTTCCACACAATATTCCTCCAAGAGTTCCTAGAAGGCTCTATAGCCCTGTAGCTTGGGACTCTTCATCTTTACACCATTGGACCGTCATCAAG GATATGGGGAAGGTTTCTCCTGGATACATATTTGCTGCCATTATACCTGCTGTGATGGTAGCTGGACTTTACTTTTTTGACCATAGTGTCGCTTCACAGATGGCGCAACAACAAGAGTTCAATCTAAAGAAGCCTTCTGCGTATCATTATGATATCTTGTTGCTGGGATTTATG ACGTTGCTTTGTGGATTGCTTGGGCTTCCTCCTTCTAACGGGGTCCTGCCACAGTCACCCATGCACACTAAGAGCCTTGCTGTTCTTAAGAAGCAG TTGATTcgaaggaaaatggtgaagagtGCTAAGGAATCAATAAAACAGAAAGCCAGCAACTCTGAAATCTACAGAAAAATGCAAGCAGTGTTCATAGAGATGGATAACTTGACTACA CCTACTTCAGAAGTTAAAGAACTAAATGAATTGAAGGAGGCAGTTATGAAAAGCGAAAATAAAGAGGATGATGCAAAAAGTGCATTTGATCCTGAGAAGCACATTGATGCATGTTTGCCAGTAAGAGTTAATGAGCAAAGATTGAGCAATCTGTTGCAGTCGCTGCTTGTGGCAGCATCAGTTTTTGCTATGCCTGTCATCAAGAAGATACCGACATCAGTTTTGTGGGGATACTTTGCTTATATGGCCATTGACAGCCTTCCAGGGAACCAATTCTGGGAAAGGATGCTACTTCTCTTCATCTCCCCTAGCCGACAGTACAA GGTCTTGGAAGGGGGTCACGCTTCCTTTGTGGAGTCAGTGCCATTCAAATTCATAGCAATATTTACACTCTTTCAATTTGTTTACTTCCTGGTCTGTTTTGGTATTACATGGATCCCCATAGCCGGAATTTTGTTCCCCTTACCATTCTTCCTTCTCATATGGATAAGACAACATATTCTCCCCAAATTCTTCCAATCATATCACTTGCAAGAGCTGGACTCAGCTGAATGGGAGGAAGTCGTGGGCGCCCCAGTACGCTCTCTCAGTCTCAATTCTGGG AAATCGGAACCTTCTAATGAAGAAGGTGAAATGGAGATGTGTGATGCTGAGATACTAGACGAATTAACAACCAGCAGAGGGGAGCTGAAGATCAGAGCGAGCTTCAGTGAAGATAGACGAACGagcttcaatgaagaaaggcATGGCCAG GTTCACCCTCAAAAATTAGGCCAAACAGGGTGA
- the LOC126609545 gene encoding boron transporter 4-like isoform X1, whose amino-acid sequence MERFKSPFRGIANDVRGRAAYYKHDWVGGFRAGIGILAPTTYIFFASALPVITFGEQLSTETDGILCTVETLASTAICGIIHSIFGGQPLLILGVAEPTVIMYNYMYDFAKGKKELGPELFLAWAAWVWVWTALFLVLLAIFNACDIINRFTRIAGELFGMLISVLFIQEAIKGMVSEFKIPKGEDPKLETYQFQWLYTNGLLGVIFSFGLLYTALKSRKARSWWYATGWFRSFIADYGVPLMVLVWTALSFSVPHNIPPRVPRRLYSPVAWDSSSLHHWTVIKDMGKVSPGYIFAAIIPAVMVAGLYFFDHSVASQMAQQQEFNLKKPSAYHYDILLLGFMTLLCGLLGLPPSNGVLPQSPMHTKSLAVLKKQLIRRKMVKSAKESIKQKASNSEIYRKMQAVFIEMDNLTTVIFSQFEHLCIEILQPTSEVKELNELKEAVMKSENKEDDAKSAFDPEKHIDACLPVRVNEQRLSNLLQSLLVAASVFAMPVIKKIPTSVLWGYFAYMAIDSLPGNQFWERMLLLFISPSRQYKVLEGGHASFVESVPFKFIAIFTLFQFVYFLVCFGITWIPIAGILFPLPFFLLIWIRQHILPKFFQSYHLQELDSAEWEEVVGAPVRSLSLNSGKSEPSNEEGEMEMCDAEILDELTTSRGELKIRASFSEDRRTSFNEERHGQVHPQKLGQTG is encoded by the exons ATGGAGAGATTTAAATCTCCATTCAGGGGTATTGCAAACGATGTCCGAGGAAGAGCAGCATACTATAAACACGATTGGGTTGGAGGTTTTCGCGCAGGAATTGG GATTCTCGCCCCAACTACCTACATCTTCTTTGCTTCAGCTCTTCCTGTTATAACATTTGGAGAGCAACTGAGCACAGAAACAG ATGGAATTTTGTGCACGGTAGAAACTTTGGCCTCTACTGCTATTTGTGGTATAATACACTCGATTTTCGGTGGACAACCTCTCTTGATTTTAGGAGTTGCAGAACCGACTGTTATTATGTACAATTACATGTATGACTTTgcgaaaggaaagaaagaattgGGGCCTGAGCTGTTTTTGGCTTGGGCTGCATG GGTTTGGGTCTGGACAGCTCTTTTCCTCGTTCTTCTTGCAATATTCAATGCTTGTGATATCATCAACAGATTTACGAGGATTGCAGGCGAACTTTTTGGCATGTTGATTTCTGTTTTATTCATTCAAGAGGCCATCAAG GGTATGGTGAGTGAGTTCAAAATTCCCAAAGGCGAAGATCCAAAGTTGGAGACGTATCAATTTCAGTGGCTTTACACAAATGGACTGCTGGGGGTCATATTTAGTTTTGGACTCCTCTATACTGCTTTGAAGAGCCGAAAGGCAAGGTCATGGTGGTATGCAACAG GGTGGTTCAGAAGTTTCATTGCAGATTATGGGGTTCCTTTAATGGTGTTAGTATGGACAGCACTATCATTTAGTGTTCCACACAATATTCCTCCAAGAGTTCCTAGAAGGCTCTATAGCCCTGTAGCTTGGGACTCTTCATCTTTACACCATTGGACCGTCATCAAG GATATGGGGAAGGTTTCTCCTGGATACATATTTGCTGCCATTATACCTGCTGTGATGGTAGCTGGACTTTACTTTTTTGACCATAGTGTCGCTTCACAGATGGCGCAACAACAAGAGTTCAATCTAAAGAAGCCTTCTGCGTATCATTATGATATCTTGTTGCTGGGATTTATG ACGTTGCTTTGTGGATTGCTTGGGCTTCCTCCTTCTAACGGGGTCCTGCCACAGTCACCCATGCACACTAAGAGCCTTGCTGTTCTTAAGAAGCAG TTGATTcgaaggaaaatggtgaagagtGCTAAGGAATCAATAAAACAGAAAGCCAGCAACTCTGAAATCTACAGAAAAATGCAAGCAGTGTTCATAGAGATGGATAACTTGACTACAGTAATTTTTTCTCAATTTGAACATCTATGCATTGAAATTCTCCAA CCTACTTCAGAAGTTAAAGAACTAAATGAATTGAAGGAGGCAGTTATGAAAAGCGAAAATAAAGAGGATGATGCAAAAAGTGCATTTGATCCTGAGAAGCACATTGATGCATGTTTGCCAGTAAGAGTTAATGAGCAAAGATTGAGCAATCTGTTGCAGTCGCTGCTTGTGGCAGCATCAGTTTTTGCTATGCCTGTCATCAAGAAGATACCGACATCAGTTTTGTGGGGATACTTTGCTTATATGGCCATTGACAGCCTTCCAGGGAACCAATTCTGGGAAAGGATGCTACTTCTCTTCATCTCCCCTAGCCGACAGTACAA GGTCTTGGAAGGGGGTCACGCTTCCTTTGTGGAGTCAGTGCCATTCAAATTCATAGCAATATTTACACTCTTTCAATTTGTTTACTTCCTGGTCTGTTTTGGTATTACATGGATCCCCATAGCCGGAATTTTGTTCCCCTTACCATTCTTCCTTCTCATATGGATAAGACAACATATTCTCCCCAAATTCTTCCAATCATATCACTTGCAAGAGCTGGACTCAGCTGAATGGGAGGAAGTCGTGGGCGCCCCAGTACGCTCTCTCAGTCTCAATTCTGGG AAATCGGAACCTTCTAATGAAGAAGGTGAAATGGAGATGTGTGATGCTGAGATACTAGACGAATTAACAACCAGCAGAGGGGAGCTGAAGATCAGAGCGAGCTTCAGTGAAGATAGACGAACGagcttcaatgaagaaaggcATGGCCAG GTTCACCCTCAAAAATTAGGCCAAACAGGGTGA
- the LOC126609545 gene encoding boron transporter 4-like isoform X2 — protein MERFKSPFRGIANDVRGRAAYYKHDWVGGFRAGIGILAPTTYIFFASALPVITFGEQLSTETDGILCTVETLASTAICGIIHSIFGGQPLLILGVAEPTVIMYNYMYDFAKGKKELGPELFLAWAAWVWVWTALFLVLLAIFNACDIINRFTRIAGELFGMLISVLFIQEAIKGMVSEFKIPKGEDPKLETYQFQWLYTNGLLGVIFSFGLLYTALKSRKARSWWYATGWFRSFIADYGVPLMVLVWTALSFSVPHNIPPRVPRRLYSPVAWDSSSLHHWTVIKDMGKVSPGYIFAAIIPAVMVAGLYFFDHSVASQMAQQQEFNLKKPSAYHYDILLLGFMTLLCGLLGLPPSNGVLPQSPMHTKSLAVLKKQLIRRKMVKSAKESIKQKASNSEIYRKMQAVFIEMDNLTTVIFSQFEHLCIEILQPTSEVKELNELKEAVMKSENKEDDAKSAFDPEKHIDACLPVRVNEQRLSNLLQSLLVAASVFAMPVIKKIPTSVLWGYFAYMAIDSLPGNQFWERMLLLFISPSRQYKVLEGGHASFVESVPFKFIAIFTLFQFVYFLVCFGITWIPIAGILFPLPFFLLIWIRQHILPKFFQSYHLQELDSAEWEEVVGAPKSEPSNEEGEMEMCDAEILDELTTSRGELKIRASFSEDRRTSFNEERHGQVHPQKLGQTG, from the exons ATGGAGAGATTTAAATCTCCATTCAGGGGTATTGCAAACGATGTCCGAGGAAGAGCAGCATACTATAAACACGATTGGGTTGGAGGTTTTCGCGCAGGAATTGG GATTCTCGCCCCAACTACCTACATCTTCTTTGCTTCAGCTCTTCCTGTTATAACATTTGGAGAGCAACTGAGCACAGAAACAG ATGGAATTTTGTGCACGGTAGAAACTTTGGCCTCTACTGCTATTTGTGGTATAATACACTCGATTTTCGGTGGACAACCTCTCTTGATTTTAGGAGTTGCAGAACCGACTGTTATTATGTACAATTACATGTATGACTTTgcgaaaggaaagaaagaattgGGGCCTGAGCTGTTTTTGGCTTGGGCTGCATG GGTTTGGGTCTGGACAGCTCTTTTCCTCGTTCTTCTTGCAATATTCAATGCTTGTGATATCATCAACAGATTTACGAGGATTGCAGGCGAACTTTTTGGCATGTTGATTTCTGTTTTATTCATTCAAGAGGCCATCAAG GGTATGGTGAGTGAGTTCAAAATTCCCAAAGGCGAAGATCCAAAGTTGGAGACGTATCAATTTCAGTGGCTTTACACAAATGGACTGCTGGGGGTCATATTTAGTTTTGGACTCCTCTATACTGCTTTGAAGAGCCGAAAGGCAAGGTCATGGTGGTATGCAACAG GGTGGTTCAGAAGTTTCATTGCAGATTATGGGGTTCCTTTAATGGTGTTAGTATGGACAGCACTATCATTTAGTGTTCCACACAATATTCCTCCAAGAGTTCCTAGAAGGCTCTATAGCCCTGTAGCTTGGGACTCTTCATCTTTACACCATTGGACCGTCATCAAG GATATGGGGAAGGTTTCTCCTGGATACATATTTGCTGCCATTATACCTGCTGTGATGGTAGCTGGACTTTACTTTTTTGACCATAGTGTCGCTTCACAGATGGCGCAACAACAAGAGTTCAATCTAAAGAAGCCTTCTGCGTATCATTATGATATCTTGTTGCTGGGATTTATG ACGTTGCTTTGTGGATTGCTTGGGCTTCCTCCTTCTAACGGGGTCCTGCCACAGTCACCCATGCACACTAAGAGCCTTGCTGTTCTTAAGAAGCAG TTGATTcgaaggaaaatggtgaagagtGCTAAGGAATCAATAAAACAGAAAGCCAGCAACTCTGAAATCTACAGAAAAATGCAAGCAGTGTTCATAGAGATGGATAACTTGACTACAGTAATTTTTTCTCAATTTGAACATCTATGCATTGAAATTCTCCAA CCTACTTCAGAAGTTAAAGAACTAAATGAATTGAAGGAGGCAGTTATGAAAAGCGAAAATAAAGAGGATGATGCAAAAAGTGCATTTGATCCTGAGAAGCACATTGATGCATGTTTGCCAGTAAGAGTTAATGAGCAAAGATTGAGCAATCTGTTGCAGTCGCTGCTTGTGGCAGCATCAGTTTTTGCTATGCCTGTCATCAAGAAGATACCGACATCAGTTTTGTGGGGATACTTTGCTTATATGGCCATTGACAGCCTTCCAGGGAACCAATTCTGGGAAAGGATGCTACTTCTCTTCATCTCCCCTAGCCGACAGTACAA GGTCTTGGAAGGGGGTCACGCTTCCTTTGTGGAGTCAGTGCCATTCAAATTCATAGCAATATTTACACTCTTTCAATTTGTTTACTTCCTGGTCTGTTTTGGTATTACATGGATCCCCATAGCCGGAATTTTGTTCCCCTTACCATTCTTCCTTCTCATATGGATAAGACAACATATTCTCCCCAAATTCTTCCAATCATATCACTTGCAAGAGCTGGACTCAGCTGAATGGGAGGAAGTCGTGGGCGCCCCA AAATCGGAACCTTCTAATGAAGAAGGTGAAATGGAGATGTGTGATGCTGAGATACTAGACGAATTAACAACCAGCAGAGGGGAGCTGAAGATCAGAGCGAGCTTCAGTGAAGATAGACGAACGagcttcaatgaagaaaggcATGGCCAG GTTCACCCTCAAAAATTAGGCCAAACAGGGTGA
- the LOC126609545 gene encoding boron transporter 4-like isoform X4, protein MERFKSPFRGIANDVRGRAAYYKHDWVGGFRAGIGILAPTTYIFFASALPVITFGEQLSTETDGILCTVETLASTAICGIIHSIFGGQPLLILGVAEPTVIMYNYMYDFAKGKKELGPELFLAWAAWVWVWTALFLVLLAIFNACDIINRFTRIAGELFGMLISVLFIQEAIKGMVSEFKIPKGEDPKLETYQFQWLYTNGLLGVIFSFGLLYTALKSRKARSWWYATGWFRSFIADYGVPLMVLVWTALSFSVPHNIPPRVPRRLYSPVAWDSSSLHHWTVIKDMGKVSPGYIFAAIIPAVMVAGLYFFDHSVASQMAQQQEFNLKKPSAYHYDILLLGFMTLLCGLLGLPPSNGVLPQSPMHTKSLAVLKKQLIRRKMVKSAKESIKQKASNSEIYRKMQAVFIEMDNLTTPTSEVKELNELKEAVMKSENKEDDAKSAFDPEKHIDACLPVRVNEQRLSNLLQSLLVAASVFAMPVIKKIPTSVLWGYFAYMAIDSLPGNQFWERMLLLFISPSRQYKVLEGGHASFVESVPFKFIAIFTLFQFVYFLVCFGITWIPIAGILFPLPFFLLIWIRQHILPKFFQSYHLQELDSAEWEEVVGAPKSEPSNEEGEMEMCDAEILDELTTSRGELKIRASFSEDRRTSFNEERHGQVHPQKLGQTG, encoded by the exons ATGGAGAGATTTAAATCTCCATTCAGGGGTATTGCAAACGATGTCCGAGGAAGAGCAGCATACTATAAACACGATTGGGTTGGAGGTTTTCGCGCAGGAATTGG GATTCTCGCCCCAACTACCTACATCTTCTTTGCTTCAGCTCTTCCTGTTATAACATTTGGAGAGCAACTGAGCACAGAAACAG ATGGAATTTTGTGCACGGTAGAAACTTTGGCCTCTACTGCTATTTGTGGTATAATACACTCGATTTTCGGTGGACAACCTCTCTTGATTTTAGGAGTTGCAGAACCGACTGTTATTATGTACAATTACATGTATGACTTTgcgaaaggaaagaaagaattgGGGCCTGAGCTGTTTTTGGCTTGGGCTGCATG GGTTTGGGTCTGGACAGCTCTTTTCCTCGTTCTTCTTGCAATATTCAATGCTTGTGATATCATCAACAGATTTACGAGGATTGCAGGCGAACTTTTTGGCATGTTGATTTCTGTTTTATTCATTCAAGAGGCCATCAAG GGTATGGTGAGTGAGTTCAAAATTCCCAAAGGCGAAGATCCAAAGTTGGAGACGTATCAATTTCAGTGGCTTTACACAAATGGACTGCTGGGGGTCATATTTAGTTTTGGACTCCTCTATACTGCTTTGAAGAGCCGAAAGGCAAGGTCATGGTGGTATGCAACAG GGTGGTTCAGAAGTTTCATTGCAGATTATGGGGTTCCTTTAATGGTGTTAGTATGGACAGCACTATCATTTAGTGTTCCACACAATATTCCTCCAAGAGTTCCTAGAAGGCTCTATAGCCCTGTAGCTTGGGACTCTTCATCTTTACACCATTGGACCGTCATCAAG GATATGGGGAAGGTTTCTCCTGGATACATATTTGCTGCCATTATACCTGCTGTGATGGTAGCTGGACTTTACTTTTTTGACCATAGTGTCGCTTCACAGATGGCGCAACAACAAGAGTTCAATCTAAAGAAGCCTTCTGCGTATCATTATGATATCTTGTTGCTGGGATTTATG ACGTTGCTTTGTGGATTGCTTGGGCTTCCTCCTTCTAACGGGGTCCTGCCACAGTCACCCATGCACACTAAGAGCCTTGCTGTTCTTAAGAAGCAG TTGATTcgaaggaaaatggtgaagagtGCTAAGGAATCAATAAAACAGAAAGCCAGCAACTCTGAAATCTACAGAAAAATGCAAGCAGTGTTCATAGAGATGGATAACTTGACTACA CCTACTTCAGAAGTTAAAGAACTAAATGAATTGAAGGAGGCAGTTATGAAAAGCGAAAATAAAGAGGATGATGCAAAAAGTGCATTTGATCCTGAGAAGCACATTGATGCATGTTTGCCAGTAAGAGTTAATGAGCAAAGATTGAGCAATCTGTTGCAGTCGCTGCTTGTGGCAGCATCAGTTTTTGCTATGCCTGTCATCAAGAAGATACCGACATCAGTTTTGTGGGGATACTTTGCTTATATGGCCATTGACAGCCTTCCAGGGAACCAATTCTGGGAAAGGATGCTACTTCTCTTCATCTCCCCTAGCCGACAGTACAA GGTCTTGGAAGGGGGTCACGCTTCCTTTGTGGAGTCAGTGCCATTCAAATTCATAGCAATATTTACACTCTTTCAATTTGTTTACTTCCTGGTCTGTTTTGGTATTACATGGATCCCCATAGCCGGAATTTTGTTCCCCTTACCATTCTTCCTTCTCATATGGATAAGACAACATATTCTCCCCAAATTCTTCCAATCATATCACTTGCAAGAGCTGGACTCAGCTGAATGGGAGGAAGTCGTGGGCGCCCCA AAATCGGAACCTTCTAATGAAGAAGGTGAAATGGAGATGTGTGATGCTGAGATACTAGACGAATTAACAACCAGCAGAGGGGAGCTGAAGATCAGAGCGAGCTTCAGTGAAGATAGACGAACGagcttcaatgaagaaaggcATGGCCAG GTTCACCCTCAAAAATTAGGCCAAACAGGGTGA
- the LOC126610442 gene encoding translocase of chloroplast 34-like — MASQMVREWAGINSFAPATQTKLLELLGKLKQENVNSLTVLVMGKGGVGKSSTVNSLLGERAVPISPFQAEGIRPLMFSRSRAGFTLNIIDTPGLIEGGYVNDMALNNIKSFLLNKTIDVLLYVDRLDAYRVDNLDKEVVKAITDSFGKGIWNRALVVLTHAQLSPPDGYAYDDFVSKRSEALLKIVRLGAGLKKQDAQASTIPVVLVENSGRCNKNEGDEKVLPNGTAWISHLVQTMTEVILNGSKSIHVDKKLIEGPNPNDKGKLLIPLFLAIQYFCAIKPIERAIKSDIAKESRPSWEMRDSSAAGRKF, encoded by the exons ATGGCATCCCAGATGGTTAGAGAATGGGCTGGAATAAATAGCTTTGCACCCGCCACTCAGACCAAGTTGCTTGAGTTGCTTGGAAAACTCAAGCAAGAG AATGTGAACAGTTTGACTGTTCTTGTAATGGGGAAAGGCGGTGTTGGAAAATCATCCACTGTCAATTCACTCCTTGGTGAAAGGGCTGTTCCCATCAGTCCTTTTCAG GCTGAAGGAATTAGACCCTTGATGTTTTCACGTTCGAGGGCAGGGTTTACATTAAACATCATTGACACCCCTGGGCTCATAGAAGGAGGATATGTTAATGACATGGCTCTTAATAATATTAAAAG CTTCCTTCTGAATAAGACCATTGATGTTCTACTCTATGTGGATCGGTTGGATGCTTATAGGGTGGACAACTTGGATAAGGAGGTTGTCAAAGCCATAACAGATAGTTTTGGTAAGGGAATATGGAATAGGGCTTTGGTTGTTCTGACACATGCTCAGCTCTCACCACCAGATGGTTATGCTTATGATGACTTTGTCTCCAAAAGATCTGAGGCTCTTCTGAAAATTGTCCGTCTTGGTGCTGGATTGAAAAAACAGGATGCACAG GCTTCGACTATTCCTGTTGTTTTAGTTGAGAACAGTGGGAGATGTAACAAGAATGAAGGTGATGAAAAG GTTCTTCCAAATGGAACGGCTTGGATATCTCATTTGGTCCAAACAATGACAGAAGTTATCTTGAATGGAAGCAAGTCTATTCACGTTGACAAGAAGTTGATCGAGGGACCTAACCCCAATGACAAAGGGAAGTTGTTGATCCCTCTGTTTTTAGCGATCCAG TATTTCTGTGCCATTAAGCCTATAGAACGAGCAATCAAGAGTGATATTGCAAAAGAGAGTAGACCGTCATGGGAGATGCGGGATTCCAGTGCAGCCGGTCGCAAGTTCtga
- the LOC126610441 gene encoding chaperone protein dnaJ A6, chloroplastic-like produces the protein MAIIHCGSTWVTQWGIRPQTMLRPCAINKVLTSQCCVSSKIGYLGAPSSSLFSRDSLNALFCAGPSQTSHRSRGARFIVRADADFYSVLGVSRNASKSEIKSAYRKLARSYHPDVNKEPGAETKFKEISNAYEVLSDDEKRSLYDKYGEAGIKGAGMGTGDFSNPFDLFESLFEGMGGMGGMGGMGGMGGRGSRSRAVDGQDEYYNLVLNFKEAVFGVEKEIEISRLESCGTCNGSGAKPGTKASTCSTCGGQGQVVQSARTPLGVFQQVMTCSSCGGTGETSTPCNTCSGDGRVRRTKRISLKVPAGVDSGSRLRVRNEGNAGRRGGSPGDLFVIIDVISDPVLKRDDTNILYTCKVSYIDAILGTTIKVPSVDGMVDLKIPAGTQPNTTLVMAKKGVPLLNKSNMRGDQLVRVQVEIPKRLSTDEKKLIEELASLSKGKAASTR, from the exons ATGGCGATTATTCATTGTGGAAGTACATGGGTTACTCAATGGGGCATTCGTCCTCAGACTATGCTAAGGCCCTGTGCCATAAACAAGGTCCTCACATCCCAATGTTG TGTTTCAAGCAAAATAGGATATTTGGGGGCACCAAGTTCAAGCTTGTTCTCTCGGGATTCCTTGAATGCTCTATTCTGTGCAGGCCCATCTCAAACTTCACATCGTAGCAGGGGAGCACGATTTATAGTTAGAGCAGATGCT GACTTTTATTCTGTTCTTGGGGTGTCAAGAAATGCGAGTAAATCAGAAATTAAAAGCG CTTATCGGAAGCTTGCAAGAAGTTATCATCCAGATGTAAACAA aGAACCCGGGGCAGAAACAAAATTCAAGGAAATCAGTAATGCATACGAG GTCTTGTCTGATGATGAAAAGCGATCACTATATGACAAGTATGGAGAGGCTGGAATTAAAGGTGCTGGTATGGGTACGGGG GATTTCAGCAATCCATTTGATCTGTTCGAGTCTCTATTTGAGGGCATGGGCGGTATGGGTGGGATGGGTGGTATGGGCGGAATGGGGGGGCGAGGTTCTAGGAGTCGAGCGGTTGATGGCCAGGATGAATATTATAATCTTGTGTTGAACTTCAAGGAAGCAGTTTTTGGGGTTGAAAAGGAGATTGAAATTAGCCGGTTGGAGAGCTGCGGGACTTGCAATGGTTCTGGTGCTAAACCAGGCACCAAGGCATCCACATGCAGCACATGTGGTGGGCAAGGTCAGGTGGTTCAATCAGCAAGGACTCCGTTAGGTGTATTCCAACAGGTTATGACATGCTCATCATGCGGTGGGACTGGGGAAACATCAACCCCTTGTAACACTTGCTCTGGGGATGGTCGGGTGAGGAGGACAAAGCGGATCAGTCTGAAGGTTCCTGCTGGTGTGGACTCTGGGAGCCGTTTAAGAGTCCGAAATGAAGGTAATGCTGGAAGGCGGGGCGGGTCTCCTGGTGACCTATTTGTTATTATAGATGTCATCTCAGACCCTGTCCTCAAACGTGATGATACCAACATATTGTACACCTGCAAGGTATCCTATATAGATGCAATATTGGGGACTACGATTAAGGTTCCATCAGTCGATGGGATGGTTGATTTGAAGATTCCAGCTGGTACCCAACCGAACACAACCCTTGTGATGGCAAAGAAAGGTGTTCCCCTCTTAAACAAAAGCAACATGAGAGGTGATCAGCTTGTCCGCGTGCAGGTTGAAATCCCAAAGAGATTGAGCACTGATGAGAAGAAGCTCATTGAAGAACTTGCGAGTCTAAGCAAGGGCAAGGCTGCAAGCACGAGATAG